Proteins from one Microcaecilia unicolor chromosome 2, aMicUni1.1, whole genome shotgun sequence genomic window:
- the SYT4 gene encoding synaptotagmin-4, with amino-acid sequence MAPIAASRDEFEEIPTIVGIFSAFGLVFTVSLFAWICCQRKSTKSNKTPPYKFVHVLKGVDIYPENLNSKKKFGTDEKQQKSKSAIPKNSLHLDLEKRDLNGNFPKTDLKVQNSLEPENFSQKHFPEKESDCVSLESITSSTSSSSVDKPDKLGTLFFSLEYNFEKKAFVVNIKEARGLPAMDEQSMTSDPYIKMTILPEKKHKVKTRVLRKTLDPAFDETFTFYGIPYNQVQDLVLHFMILSFDRFSRDDVIGEVHIPLLGIELSDGKVLMNREITKRTVKKSSGRGELLISLCYQSTTNTLTVVVLKARHLPKADISSLSDPYVKVNLYHAKKRISKKKTHVKKCTPNAVFNELFVFDIPCEGLEDISVEFLVLDSDRGSRNEVVGRLVLGASAEGTGGEHWKEICEHPRRQIAKWHMLCDG; translated from the exons AAGAAATTCCCACCATTGTCGGGATCTTCAGTGCATTTGGCCTTGTGTTCACTGTTTCCTTGTTTGCTTGGATCTGCTGCCAGCGCAAATCTACAAAATCCAACAAGACCCCTCCCTACAAGTTTGTACATGTGCTGAAAGGAGTTGACATTTATCCTGAGAACCTAAACAGCAAGAAGAAATTTGGAACAGATGAAAAACAGCAGAAATCAAAATCTGCGATACCAAAAAACTCTCTTCATCTTGATCTAGAGAAAAGAGATCTAAATGGGAACTTCCCCAAAACAGATCTCAAGGTTCAGAATTCTTTGGAACCAGAAAACTTTTCTCAAAAGCATTTCCCTGAAAAGGAGAGTGACTGTGTATCATTGGAGAGCATAACATCTAGCACGTCATCATCTTCTGTAGATAAACCCGATAAGCTAGGCACTCTCTTCTTCTCATTAGAATACAACTTTGAGAAGAAAGCTTTTGTAGTGAACATCAAAGAGGCGAGAGGTTTGCCAGCTATGGATGAGCAGTCTATGACCTCTGATCCTTATATTAAAATGACAATTTTACCAGAAAAGAAGCACAAAGTCAAAACCAGAGTGCTGAGAAAGACCTTAGACCCAGCTTTTGACGAGACCTTTACATTTTATGGAATTCCTTACAATCAAGTGCAGGACCTGGTACTTCACTTCATGATCTTGAGTTTTGACAGGTTTTCAAGAGACGATGTCATTGGAGAAGTCCATATCCCTCTGTTGGGAATTGAGCTGTCGGATGGAAAAGTCCTTATGAACCGAGAAATCACCAAAAGAACTGTGAAG AAGTCATCTGGACGTGGAGAATTACTGATTTCCCTTTGCTACCAGTCTACAACAAATACCTTAACCGTGGTTGTGTTAAAAGCTCGACATTTACCCAAAGCTGATATATCAAGCTTATCAG ATCCTTATGTCAAGGTGAACCTTTACCATGCTAAGAAGAGAATCTCGAAGAAGAAGACCCACGTCAAGAAATGCACACCTAATGCCGTGTTTAACGAATTGTTTGTCTTTGACATTCCCTGTGAGGGTCTAGAAGACATCAGCGTTGAGTTTTTGGTTTTGGATTCGGACAGGGGGTCCAGGAATGAGGTCGTTGGTCGGTTAGTCCTGGGAGCTTCAGCGGAAGGAACAGGCGGAGAGCACTGGAAGGAAATTTGTGAACATCCTAGAAGACAAATTGCCAAGTGGCACATGCTGTGTGATGGTTAG